One Brevibacillus choshinensis genomic window carries:
- the sspK gene encoding small acid-soluble spore protein K — MVRNKAKDFGKTAEIRGPKAQSEAVRSDGSINSEPQERLKENR; from the coding sequence AAGCGAAGGACTTTGGCAAAACCGCTGAAATTCGCGGGCCAAAAGCCCAATCGGAAGCTGTTCGTTCGGACGGCTCCATTAATAGTGAACCACAAGAGAGGTTAAAAGAAAACCGTTGA